AACTTCCTGCATGCGGCTTTTCATGTTTTCATTTGCGATGTCAGAAAGATCATCAAGGCCATAGAGATAGGTGTTGTTGAGCTTGGCGACACCAGGATCGATATTTCGTGGCACACCAAGATCAATGAAGAAGTAGGGGCGGGAAGGGCGTTGTCGTAGAATCGGTTTGAGTCGCTTTCTGGTAATGAGTGGTTCTTCAGTTGTAGTTGACCCAATAACGACATCGGTATGGGGAAGGAATTTATCCAGGTCTCGTGTCGCGCCTGAGGCAGCGCCAAATTCGTCAGCGATCGCATAAGCGCGTTCGTGATTGCGGCTTATTACAGTGAGTTGTTCCACACCACGACTGACAAGAGCCTGAGCCGTTTTTTGACCCGCTTCACCGGTTCCGATTAAGAGCAGATTGATATTGGACAGGTCACCACAGACACGTTCGGCCAGGTCAACCGCGATGTTGCCAATGCTGACCAGACCCTGCCCAAGTGCGGTATTGGTTCTTGCCCACTTTGCTGCTTGAAAACTTTTCTGGAAAAGGCGGTTGAGGATTGGGCCGGTAGCTGAGAGTTCGGAAGCCGTTGCATACGATGCCTTAACCTGACCAAGGATTTCGGTTTCGCCAAGCATCTGAGAATCAATTCCTGCAGCGACTTCAAAGGCATGACGTACGACTTCTTCGTCGCATAAAGAAAAGCTGAATTTCGCCAGTTGTTTGGCCGGAATGCCGTGGCGTTCTTCCAAAAGGTTGTAGATCTTTTCCTCATCGAAGCCGTTGGGAGCAACACCGTAAATTTCAACTCGATTGCAGGTATTCAGTACCATGCATTCTGCGACATCGGCGTTTGTTTTCAGTTCACGGTATAGATCCGCCATACTTTCATCAGGTATGGCAAAACGCTCCCGCACCTCCAAAGGTGCAGTCCGGTGCGAGCTGCCGAAAAGAAACAGCTGCTGCGTCTTTTCACTAAGGTCCGGCATCACTAAGCATGCCTGCCGGGTCGGCAGGAGAATCGAGCGGATTACGCTGGGTTAATGGCCAAAGGGAAATTAAGGCACCCACAAAAAGCATAACGCACGAGATGGCGAAGGGGGCTGCGACCAACATATTCACTTTTCTCAGGACCAGAACAGCGAGGTAGGCGCCCCAGACAGCTGCCGCAACCAGGACTTTCAACAGACTTACCGTTCCAGGTTGGGCAAACCAATTGAGCACACCAATGATCACGGAAATAGTCAGGATGGAAACGCCAAAGACGATGAGCTTTCCGTTGATCTCTTCCAGTTGGCGTATGGCAGGCAGGCGGTCAAATATGCCTCCAGAACGCCTGGCTTCCAGACCATGGTGCTGGATTATGTACATCAGCGATGTGATTGCGAGGACACCAAACACAGCATAACTGAAAACGGCGAGGGCTGCATGGAAACCAACCCATGGGCTGCCATCGAGTTGCGATGGCTGTGGGATGTAGTCCCAGCTTGAGACGCAAAGTGAAAACAATCCGAGAATTGCAGCGAGGCCAGAGCCAAAGAAGTTTAATAAACGTAGCCGGAATAGAGGCCTCAGCACGAGGTCGAGTGCGATTGCCGACCAGGCGAGGACTTGAAGGAGTTCAAATGGATTGCCAAGGGGAAATGCTTTTTCAATTAGACCACGAAAGAACAGTCCCAGGCTTTGAAAAATAAAGCCACCACCGAGTAGCAGAATCATACCAGTATGCCAGACCTTCTCCTTGC
The Rubellicoccus peritrichatus DNA segment above includes these coding regions:
- the ccsA gene encoding cytochrome c biogenesis protein CcsA, translated to MALASLKSKEKVWHTGMILLLGGGFIFQSLGLFFRGLIEKAFPLGNPFELLQVLAWSAIALDLVLRPLFRLRLLNFFGSGLAAILGLFSLCVSSWDYIPQPSQLDGSPWVGFHAALAVFSYAVFGVLAITSLMYIIQHHGLEARRSGGIFDRLPAIRQLEEINGKLIVFGVSILTISVIIGVLNWFAQPGTVSLLKVLVAAAVWGAYLAVLVLRKVNMLVAAPFAISCVMLFVGALISLWPLTQRNPLDSPADPAGMLSDAGP
- the hemA gene encoding glutamyl-tRNA reductase, translated to MPDLSEKTQQLFLFGSSHRTAPLEVRERFAIPDESMADLYRELKTNADVAECMVLNTCNRVEIYGVAPNGFDEEKIYNLLEERHGIPAKQLAKFSFSLCDEEVVRHAFEVAAGIDSQMLGETEILGQVKASYATASELSATGPILNRLFQKSFQAAKWARTNTALGQGLVSIGNIAVDLAERVCGDLSNINLLLIGTGEAGQKTAQALVSRGVEQLTVISRNHERAYAIADEFGAASGATRDLDKFLPHTDVVIGSTTTEEPLITRKRLKPILRQRPSRPYFFIDLGVPRNIDPGVAKLNNTYLYGLDDLSDIANENMKSRMQEVERAKAGLAERAKLLWERLA